Below is a window of Terriglobia bacterium DNA.
CGGAGACGTCCGCGCCTGGGAGACGTTGATGTGGCGCTACCGGCGGCTCATCTTTTCCATTCCAACTAAATTCGGCCTGCCCCAGTACGATGCGCTCGATGTTTTTCAAACTGTGTGCCTGAAACTTCTTGAGCACTTGCACGAAGTAAAGGACGATAGAAAGATCAGCACGTGGCTGGCGACCACGACGACCAGGCAGTGCCTTGCGATACTGACCACGAGGCAAAAAGAATTCGGGCAGCAGCCGGAGGTCGACGAACCGCTGGACCCGGCGGGCACGCTTGAAGATATCCGGCTGCTGGCTGAACGATACCAGCAGTTGCGGGATGCAGTAGAGGAACTTCCGGCCCGTTGCCGGTCACTGATAGAAATATTGTATTTGGACGTAAAAAAGTACAATTATGAACAGATTAATGAGAAATTGGGTATTCCGGTTGCTAGTATCGGCCCGATCCGGGCCCGATGTCTGAACCGGTTGCGGAAGATTCTGAATGAGCGGGGTATAAAATAAATTTTCCTGAAGGTGTATTTTTATAGCCCCTCGGCGCTCATTACTATAGAGAGTATGAATCTTGCGGA
It encodes the following:
- a CDS encoding sigma-70 family RNA polymerase sigma factor encodes the protein MKGSAYRAYSDPELVAMCLDGDVRAWETLMWRYRRLIFSIPTKFGLPQYDALDVFQTVCLKLLEHLHEVKDDRKISTWLATTTTRQCLAILTTRQKEFGQQPEVDEPLDPAGTLEDIRLLAERYQQLRDAVEELPARCRSLIEILYLDVKKYNYEQINEKLGIPVASIGPIRARCLNRLRKILNERGIK